One Qiania dongpingensis genomic window carries:
- a CDS encoding DUF4430 domain-containing protein, with protein MKENKVRKIILGILSVVIVAGIVLHFSIKGPDIKSKISKQVSIGRELVNTADKGNDNGQYSEYAVKSFSEKVEAAAAVMADRKAAEDDSKKALEQIKSDIEDFKVAENENSISAADVQALMDEGGIKEHTEEVSEGLQAEWRIEGNNLDEAAPVNLDIKEDGVYTADLNQQVSDSYEAERVCNFSLRHDGKLPGKATLVLKGDFSQEENYLACRYDGEAKGIEELEVSLKNGFLELGVEQGGDYVILRGEEKELVNHGNTNTGTKGADSSEASEGTSGESDSEASESTSSQGETIEGSVPSGAQGEENTASGENPSSGGRTENTEGNTSGNQGGNSQTAPTQPAPTQPAPTQTATEPEEVTRTCIIEIRCDTVLNNMDQLTEGLEGYIPGNGVILSASEVELYEGETVFDVLKRTTRETGIKLEFRNDGVHGAGYIVGINHLNEFDCGEGSGWMYTVNGWFPNYGCAKYVLEDNDVIQWIYTCDLGRDIGGHYW; from the coding sequence ATGAAAGAGAATAAAGTCAGGAAAATTATATTGGGTATCTTGTCTGTTGTGATCGTGGCCGGGATCGTACTGCATTTTTCCATTAAAGGCCCCGATATTAAGAGCAAGATTTCCAAACAGGTATCCATCGGGCGGGAGCTTGTGAACACGGCTGATAAAGGGAACGATAACGGTCAGTATTCGGAATACGCGGTAAAATCATTTTCGGAAAAAGTGGAGGCTGCCGCTGCTGTGATGGCGGACAGAAAAGCCGCCGAGGACGATTCCAAAAAAGCGTTGGAACAAATCAAATCCGACATAGAAGATTTTAAAGTGGCGGAAAACGAAAATTCCATTTCCGCGGCGGATGTTCAGGCCCTTATGGATGAGGGAGGGATAAAAGAACACACAGAAGAGGTATCCGAAGGCCTTCAGGCAGAATGGAGGATCGAAGGAAACAATCTGGATGAGGCTGCTCCTGTCAATCTGGACATCAAAGAAGACGGCGTATATACCGCCGATCTGAACCAGCAGGTTTCGGACAGCTATGAGGCAGAGAGGGTTTGTAATTTTTCCCTTCGTCACGATGGAAAGCTTCCGGGAAAAGCGACGCTTGTTCTGAAGGGGGATTTCAGTCAGGAGGAAAATTATCTGGCCTGCAGATATGACGGAGAGGCAAAGGGAATCGAGGAGCTGGAGGTTTCTCTGAAGAACGGATTTCTGGAACTTGGCGTGGAACAGGGCGGGGATTATGTTATTCTCCGGGGTGAAGAAAAAGAGCTGGTAAATCACGGAAATACGAATACTGGTACGAAGGGTGCCGATTCATCGGAAGCTTCAGAAGGGACATCCGGAGAAAGCGATTCCGAGGCGTCAGAAAGTACGTCATCACAGGGAGAGACAATAGAAGGGTCTGTTCCCTCCGGCGCGCAGGGCGAAGAAAATACGGCTTCCGGGGAGAATCCCAGTTCCGGCGGCCGCACGGAGAATACAGAAGGGAATACGTCTGGGAATCAGGGCGGAAATTCCCAGACGGCTCCGACTCAGCCTGCGCCGACTCAGCCCGCACCAACCCAGACTGCGACGGAGCCGGAAGAAGTAACGCGTACCTGCATCATAGAGATTCGCTGCGATACCGTTTTGAACAATATGGATCAGCTGACAGAAGGTTTAGAGGGGTATATCCCCGGCAATGGTGTGATCTTATCCGCTTCCGAGGTGGAGCTTTATGAAGGAGAGACCGTATTTGACGTCCTGAAACGGACGACAAGGGAAACCGGGATCAAACTGGAATTCCGGAACGACGGCGTACATGGAGCCGGCTACATTGTAGGCATTAACCATTTGAATGAATTTGACTGCGGAGAAGGCAGCGGATGGATGTATACGGTCAACGGATGGTTCCCCAACTATGGATGCGCAAAGTATGTTCTGGAGGATAATGATGTCATTCAGTGGATTTATACCTGTGATCTGGGAAGGGATATCGGCGGACATTACTGGTGA
- a CDS encoding AraC family transcriptional regulator, protein MGCTDMMKECRNYIDSHLESELSAMELAKRYHYSYYHFCRIFQISSGMSVASYIREKRLELAAEKVKKGTGIFEAALEVGFETPSGFVKAFKKKFGCTPTEYLKMQACGIGGVQMEEPRFVALGPIHVLGHSCESDKKELDSVQNGAYWFREKGSEEKQKHHHGHMDENTVKIGLWLKEPDAQGNLSYFFGKKLEADQTGPEGLNVVTIPAAEYAVFTTRPLDMTLEEGHKAFAESIRETWKYIYEDWLETSGYDLDEEGYDFECYDARCKDKHASCMDIYIPVRKHK, encoded by the coding sequence GTGGGATGCACAGATATGATGAAAGAATGCCGAAACTATATAGACAGTCATCTGGAGTCAGAGCTGTCGGCCATGGAGCTGGCGAAGCGTTACCATTATTCTTATTATCATTTTTGCCGGATTTTCCAGATTTCCAGCGGTATGTCCGTAGCGTCTTATATACGGGAAAAACGGTTGGAGCTGGCGGCAGAAAAGGTGAAAAAAGGAACCGGTATATTCGAAGCGGCTTTGGAAGTGGGATTTGAAACACCCAGCGGTTTCGTAAAGGCCTTTAAAAAGAAGTTTGGCTGTACGCCCACGGAATATTTAAAAATGCAGGCCTGCGGTATAGGAGGGGTACAAATGGAAGAACCCAGATTTGTGGCGTTAGGACCGATTCATGTATTGGGACACAGCTGTGAGTCCGATAAAAAAGAGCTGGACAGCGTTCAGAACGGGGCGTACTGGTTTCGGGAAAAAGGCTCCGAGGAGAAACAAAAACATCATCATGGACATATGGATGAGAACACGGTGAAGATTGGTTTATGGCTGAAAGAGCCGGATGCCCAGGGTAATTTGTCCTATTTTTTCGGTAAAAAACTAGAAGCAGATCAGACTGGTCCGGAAGGATTGAATGTGGTCACGATTCCTGCCGCGGAGTATGCGGTATTTACGACAAGACCGCTGGATATGACCCTGGAAGAGGGGCATAAAGCTTTTGCGGAGAGCATCCGGGAGACCTGGAAATATATATATGAGGATTGGCTGGAGACCAGCGGCTATGACCTGGATGAAGAAGGCTATGATTTTGAGTGTTACGATGCCAGATGTAAGGATAAACACGCTTCCTGCATGGATATTTATATACCCGTGAGAAAACATAAATAG
- a CDS encoding cadherin-like beta sandwich domain-containing protein, whose product MRRISKIKKRVLSLVLSFLLLAGTVPMNSLAASEEASSTVSGDPKETVVSTGEIETTAGEETKIEETTEAKTESTSEDTISETSEETTAAETTAPATGASKNAAAEIPATKTAEKGIILYSDVSSAQLTSLMLGNSLSITDSNKLPLDKEFDSGVLEYGCTVYRYTNRNLYIKVNAENAQTIEASYVPYGSDAASSVTLTAGNSRGVVLTNLLKNGSNVLTLTLTDADGNKKEYKVTINWKPTLSALNVYTQDMSTATLSPKFNYSTTEYEVVVPSSDTSMTIGAIQRSADGDVQQLTVNGVLSDPDVEGGNVTVTLPDEDTFTIPVVAKDTTGGAETSTVYNLKVTKSYDVTFQPDPVFASVTVLSSDGTEMAPVNGVYTLPAGSYTYKITANGYQDLEKSLSVGKGQAVSIQESLTKAADYSDVSYVENMISFIGGVTLRLSKPKIDAAREAYNNLAEAEKPKVSNYDVLVEAEHYYNQLLAKTENPSPEDALNWNQFLGNEDLKGISDAKTPQSGDELTEKWKIQATGGNTMMQHVSAPAYYNDYVYYTSDDKVRKVNPETGAIEAENDVPKSMMLLPQVTCADGKVFAMSTDDNNKTRVRVYNADTLEFLYQTVALSGAQIETPIMYHDGYFYFASYGKGAYYAFIATDEKLDYDISPEWSVGALPTSNQGFLWGGAEFVGDYAYFGDTDGRLFAVNSKTGEVVDTLILDGYQVQSTPNYYEKNQRLYVTLAMNSGAILSIKMNADGTFNRESEKWFKSDIAGSGIKSSPVIYNDRLYVCGGGGHGGSGEPFRVIDANTMTEIYRIDEIASKGTPVLSTAYATEANNHKVYLYVVPYAPEGAVSDRVSNMYIIQDSVGQTTPIYEKVENIGVGQYCSQSMTIGSNGLIYYYNDANYLYAYGLDDLTARIITGADVDQQIKRQPEVNEYKFYNDAEIRRIKSRYDALSDSEKAMVTQYQKLLDIMAISSMDPAERMNNGIAAIPSINDITLNDRDMIENLYQGYQLMEEADKERVIGYSILEAAYAQIPILERKVITDAIVADIEKLPAEADILTTDKDGIYSLLERVNALGDDTSAITNLSRLTSAKARVDQVIKQRSDVDSLINETLPGVTITLENRALIDAVDKAAEGLNKKDLMSLESYEYYVSPAKVKLINELIKQNKLGNQLEITKDNIGTLQSLLDEIRRLHDGVLEDDEKYLENYSAVSVVQAKIDAFKEEEDKKDDNKQDDNKQDDTKQDDNKQEDNKQDGNGTNNGGDSKNDGKTPGGATKTAGGNTKTAGGATKTLSNGNVKTGDESNAAWLIFVMSAAAVALLAVSRKKKSI is encoded by the coding sequence ATGAGAAGGATAAGCAAGATCAAAAAACGAGTACTGTCTTTGGTACTGTCGTTTCTTCTCCTGGCCGGCACGGTTCCGATGAATTCGCTGGCTGCCAGTGAAGAAGCGTCATCAACTGTTTCAGGCGATCCGAAAGAAACGGTTGTTTCGACGGGGGAAATCGAAACGACGGCCGGAGAGGAAACAAAGATTGAGGAGACTACGGAGGCCAAGACGGAGAGTACTTCCGAGGATACCATTTCGGAAACCTCCGAGGAAACGACTGCGGCTGAAACTACGGCGCCGGCTACCGGCGCTTCCAAAAATGCTGCGGCTGAAATTCCCGCAACGAAAACGGCTGAGAAAGGGATAATATTATATTCCGACGTTTCTTCGGCGCAGCTGACCAGCCTGATGCTTGGCAACAGCCTGAGTATCACCGACAGCAACAAACTTCCCCTGGATAAGGAATTTGACAGCGGCGTTTTGGAATACGGCTGCACGGTCTACCGTTATACGAATAGGAACCTTTATATCAAAGTGAACGCGGAGAACGCTCAGACCATTGAGGCTTCTTATGTCCCTTACGGCTCTGATGCGGCGTCTTCTGTCACTTTGACAGCCGGAAACAGCCGGGGCGTGGTACTTACCAACCTGCTGAAGAATGGTTCTAATGTCCTGACGCTGACCCTGACGGATGCAGATGGGAATAAAAAGGAGTATAAAGTAACCATAAACTGGAAACCCACTCTGAGCGCGCTGAATGTATATACCCAGGATATGAGCACTGCCACTCTGAGTCCCAAATTCAATTACAGCACCACAGAATACGAAGTTGTGGTTCCTTCATCGGACACTTCCATGACGATCGGGGCGATTCAGAGATCTGCGGACGGAGATGTTCAGCAGCTGACGGTAAATGGTGTTCTCAGTGATCCGGATGTGGAAGGCGGGAATGTAACAGTCACTCTGCCAGATGAAGATACCTTCACCATACCTGTCGTTGCGAAGGATACAACGGGCGGTGCGGAGACGTCGACGGTATATAATCTGAAAGTGACGAAATCTTACGATGTTACCTTCCAGCCCGATCCAGTGTTTGCTTCTGTGACTGTGCTGAGCTCTGACGGTACGGAGATGGCGCCGGTAAACGGTGTCTATACTCTTCCGGCCGGCAGCTACACCTATAAAATAACGGCGAACGGCTATCAGGATCTGGAAAAGAGCCTGAGCGTTGGAAAAGGACAGGCAGTCAGTATCCAGGAGAGTCTGACAAAAGCGGCAGATTACAGTGACGTTTCTTACGTGGAGAACATGATCTCCTTCATCGGAGGCGTTACCTTAAGACTCAGCAAGCCGAAGATCGATGCGGCGAGAGAAGCCTACAACAACCTGGCAGAAGCAGAAAAGCCAAAAGTGAGCAACTATGATGTACTGGTAGAAGCGGAGCATTATTATAACCAGCTTCTGGCCAAAACAGAAAATCCTTCACCGGAAGATGCCCTTAACTGGAATCAGTTCCTCGGAAATGAGGATTTGAAGGGGATTTCGGATGCGAAGACGCCTCAGAGCGGCGACGAGCTGACAGAGAAATGGAAAATCCAGGCCACAGGCGGAAATACGATGATGCAGCATGTCAGCGCGCCTGCGTATTATAATGACTATGTATACTACACGTCGGATGACAAGGTCCGGAAGGTAAACCCGGAAACCGGAGCGATTGAGGCTGAAAATGATGTGCCCAAAAGCATGATGCTTCTCCCTCAGGTAACCTGCGCGGATGGAAAAGTGTTTGCAATGAGTACGGATGACAATAACAAAACCCGCGTGCGTGTATATAACGCGGACACTTTGGAGTTCCTTTATCAGACAGTTGCGCTGAGCGGGGCTCAGATCGAGACGCCGATCATGTATCATGACGGATATTTCTATTTCGCATCTTATGGAAAAGGAGCTTACTATGCCTTTATCGCAACGGATGAAAAGCTTGACTATGATATAAGTCCGGAATGGTCAGTAGGCGCCTTGCCCACCTCCAACCAGGGCTTTTTGTGGGGCGGAGCGGAGTTCGTCGGTGACTATGCGTATTTCGGCGACACAGACGGCAGACTGTTTGCTGTGAACTCCAAAACGGGAGAAGTAGTGGATACTTTGATCCTGGACGGATATCAGGTACAGTCGACTCCGAATTATTATGAGAAGAACCAGCGCCTTTACGTGACGCTTGCCATGAACAGCGGCGCGATTCTTTCCATCAAAATGAACGCGGACGGCACCTTTAACAGAGAATCGGAGAAATGGTTCAAATCGGACATCGCGGGATCCGGCATTAAATCCTCGCCGGTCATCTATAATGACAGACTGTATGTATGCGGCGGCGGCGGACACGGCGGAAGCGGAGAACCCTTCCGTGTCATCGATGCCAATACCATGACGGAGATCTACCGGATCGACGAGATCGCTTCAAAGGGGACACCGGTACTTTCCACCGCATATGCGACAGAGGCGAACAACCACAAGGTTTATCTTTATGTGGTGCCCTATGCGCCGGAGGGAGCCGTTTCCGACCGGGTTTCCAACATGTATATCATTCAGGACAGCGTAGGACAGACAACCCCAATCTACGAAAAGGTGGAAAACATAGGCGTGGGCCAGTATTGTTCCCAGAGCATGACCATCGGAAGCAACGGCCTTATTTATTACTACAATGATGCCAATTACCTTTATGCGTATGGTCTGGATGATCTGACGGCCAGGATCATCACCGGTGCGGATGTGGACCAGCAGATCAAACGTCAGCCGGAAGTGAACGAATATAAGTTCTATAATGATGCGGAGATAAGAAGAATCAAATCCCGGTATGACGCGCTGAGCGACAGTGAAAAGGCGATGGTAACACAGTATCAGAAGCTTCTTGATATCATGGCTATTTCCTCCATGGATCCGGCAGAACGGATGAACAACGGGATAGCGGCGATTCCGTCAATCAATGATATCACCTTGAATGACAGGGATATGATCGAGAATCTATACCAGGGTTACCAATTGATGGAGGAAGCTGACAAAGAGCGGGTCATCGGCTACAGTATTCTGGAAGCGGCCTATGCACAGATTCCGATCCTGGAGCGGAAGGTGATCACCGACGCGATCGTGGCGGATATTGAAAAGCTGCCAGCAGAAGCGGATATCCTGACGACGGATAAGGATGGAATCTATTCACTTTTAGAGAGAGTGAATGCGCTTGGAGATGACACATCTGCCATTACGAACCTTTCCCGACTTACCTCGGCGAAAGCACGTGTGGACCAGGTCATCAAACAGAGAAGCGACGTGGATTCTCTCATAAATGAGACTCTCCCCGGAGTGACCATAACTTTGGAAAACCGCGCGCTCATCGACGCGGTCGACAAAGCGGCAGAGGGACTGAATAAAAAGGACCTGATGAGCCTGGAAAGCTACGAATATTATGTAAGCCCTGCAAAGGTAAAGCTCATCAATGAGCTGATCAAGCAAAATAAGCTGGGAAATCAGCTGGAGATCACCAAAGATAACATCGGTACTCTGCAGTCCCTTTTGGATGAGATCAGGCGGCTTCATGACGGTGTGCTGGAGGACGACGAGAAATATCTGGAGAATTACAGCGCCGTATCCGTAGTTCAGGCGAAGATCGATGCCTTCAAAGAAGAGGAAGATAAAAAGGACGATAACAAGCAGGACGATAATAAACAGGATGACACTAAACAGGATGACAATAAGCAGGAAGATAATAAGCAGGACGGAAATGGAACGAATAATGGAGGCGACTCCAAGAATGACGGAAAGACGCCGGGAGGCGCTACTAAAACAGCCGGTGGGAATACAAAGACGGCGGGAGGAGCGACAAAGACTCTTTCAAACGGCAATGTAAAGACCGGAGATGAATCCAATGCGGCATGGCTGATATTTGTTATGTCTGCGGCGGCGGTGGCTCTTTTGGCAGTCAGCAGGAAAAAGAAGAGTATTTAA
- a CDS encoding ribose-phosphate pyrophosphokinase has translation MSNDYAFKNTIPVAPLKLCALESCRSFAEKVNRHIVTFRKNDTEELLSRQASIEYRGYDCNSYLLNASCPRFGTGEGKGIIHESVRGTDLFIMVDVVNYSLTYTVCGHQNFMSPDDHYQDLKRIIGASIANAHRVNVVMPFLYEGRQHKRSKRESLDCACALEELSNMGVANIITFDAHDPRVQNAIPLHGFDNFMPPYQFIKAVFQKDHDLTIDKDHLMVISPDEGAMGRAVYFANNLGVNMGMFYKRRDYSTVINGRNPIVAHEFLGADVAGKTVIIIDDMISSGESMLDTAKELKDRHADKVIICCTFGLFTDGFDKFDEFHSRGYFDYVVTTNLNYRPDELLAREWYLEADMSKFTAAIINTINHDRSLNTIIDPTEKIQKLIAKYNRTREEQFRQFELNFK, from the coding sequence ATGTCCAATGATTACGCTTTTAAAAATACGATTCCTGTAGCACCGCTTAAGCTCTGCGCTCTGGAAAGCTGCCGTTCCTTTGCAGAGAAGGTCAACCGGCATATCGTGACTTTCCGAAAAAATGACACGGAAGAGCTGCTCAGCCGTCAGGCCAGCATCGAATACCGCGGCTATGACTGCAATTCTTATCTGCTGAACGCTTCCTGTCCCAGATTCGGCACCGGGGAAGGGAAAGGCATCATTCACGAATCCGTGAGGGGCACCGATCTTTTCATCATGGTCGATGTGGTCAACTACAGCCTCACCTATACCGTCTGCGGCCATCAGAACTTCATGTCCCCGGACGACCACTATCAGGATTTAAAACGAATCATCGGCGCATCCATCGCCAACGCCCACCGGGTGAATGTGGTCATGCCTTTCCTGTATGAAGGGCGTCAGCATAAACGCAGCAAACGGGAGTCACTGGACTGCGCCTGCGCGCTGGAGGAGCTTTCCAATATGGGCGTGGCAAATATCATCACCTTTGATGCCCATGACCCCAGAGTACAGAATGCTATCCCGCTGCATGGATTTGATAATTTCATGCCGCCTTATCAGTTCATCAAGGCGGTATTTCAAAAGGACCATGATCTGACTATCGACAAGGATCATTTAATGGTCATCAGTCCGGATGAAGGCGCCATGGGGCGCGCCGTATATTTTGCCAACAACCTGGGCGTCAATATGGGGATGTTCTATAAGCGGCGTGATTATTCCACAGTCATAAACGGCAGAAATCCCATCGTGGCCCATGAATTCCTGGGGGCTGATGTGGCCGGAAAGACCGTGATCATCATCGACGATATGATCTCCTCGGGTGAAAGCATGCTGGATACGGCTAAGGAGCTCAAGGACCGCCACGCGGACAAGGTGATCATCTGCTGTACCTTCGGTCTGTTCACCGACGGCTTTGATAAATTTGACGAATTCCACAGCCGCGGCTATTTTGATTATGTGGTCACAACGAATCTGAATTACCGCCCGGACGAACTTTTAGCGCGTGAATGGTATCTGGAGGCCGATATGTCCAAATTCACCGCCGCCATCATCAACACCATTAACCATGACCGGTCTCTGAACACGATCATCGATCCTACCGAAAAGATTCAAAAACTGATCGCGAAATACAACCGGACCCGTGAAGAACAATTCCGGCAGTTTGAGCTCAACTTTAAGTAA
- a CDS encoding DUF512 domain-containing protein gives MKKEGHVITCVHPDSAAEDLGLAPGDVLLEINGHRIEDIFDYQYYMEDTYVELLVKKPDGEEWLLEIEKDEDEDLGAEFENGLMDEYRSCRNKCMFCFIDQMPAGMRDTLYFKDDDSRLSFLQGNYVTLTNMSDHDIDRIIAYHLGPINISIHTMEPELRCRMLHNRFAGEALAKIGRLSDAGIEMNGQIVLCRGINDREHLDYTIESLEKYLPHMKSVSVVPVGLTRYRESLYPLESLTKDDMEDTIRRIEAWQDYYFERFGSHFVHASDEFYLMTGKELPEEARYDGYLQLENGVGMLRLLLEEVEEALLAAAEREAEVQAVSIATGCLAAPFIEKLAGRVRAQYRGPKVHIYAIENRFFGEKITVSGLITGTDLMEQLKGKNLGNRLLLPANMLRSGENVFLDDVTVEQVEAALQTRIVIVKSSGQEFVDALTGACGTGGTAVYQAYELKEKPDE, from the coding sequence ATGAAAAAAGAAGGACATGTCATTACCTGTGTGCATCCCGATTCCGCAGCGGAAGATCTGGGGCTTGCCCCCGGAGATGTCCTGTTGGAAATAAACGGGCACAGGATCGAAGATATTTTTGATTACCAATATTATATGGAAGATACGTATGTGGAACTTCTTGTGAAAAAGCCGGACGGAGAGGAATGGCTTTTGGAAATCGAGAAGGACGAGGATGAAGACCTGGGGGCTGAGTTTGAAAACGGCCTGATGGATGAATACCGCTCCTGCAGAAATAAGTGTATGTTCTGCTTCATCGACCAGATGCCCGCCGGGATGCGGGACACGCTGTATTTTAAAGACGATGACAGCCGCCTTTCCTTTCTTCAGGGAAATTATGTCACGCTCACCAATATGAGCGACCACGATATAGACCGGATCATCGCCTATCATCTGGGCCCGATCAATATTTCCATCCATACCATGGAACCGGAGCTTCGCTGCCGGATGCTCCATAACCGGTTCGCCGGGGAGGCTCTTGCGAAAATCGGCCGGCTTTCAGATGCAGGTATTGAGATGAACGGACAGATCGTACTCTGCAGAGGAATCAACGACAGGGAGCATCTGGATTATACCATTGAGTCTCTGGAAAAATATCTGCCTCATATGAAAAGTGTATCGGTGGTCCCGGTGGGGCTCACCCGGTACAGAGAATCCCTGTATCCTTTGGAATCCCTGACAAAAGACGATATGGAGGATACCATCCGCCGTATTGAAGCGTGGCAGGACTATTATTTTGAACGATTCGGAAGTCATTTTGTCCACGCCAGTGATGAGTTCTATCTGATGACGGGAAAAGAGCTTCCGGAGGAAGCGCGCTATGACGGATATCTGCAGTTGGAAAATGGAGTAGGGATGCTCAGGCTTCTTTTAGAAGAAGTGGAGGAAGCCCTTTTGGCGGCAGCGGAAAGGGAGGCAGAAGTACAGGCGGTATCCATCGCGACCGGATGCCTGGCAGCCCCTTTTATCGAAAAGCTTGCAGGCCGGGTACGGGCACAGTATAGAGGGCCGAAAGTCCATATATACGCCATAGAGAACCGCTTTTTTGGAGAAAAGATCACCGTATCAGGGCTGATCACGGGAACTGATCTGATGGAGCAGCTAAAGGGAAAGAACCTGGGAAACAGGCTTCTCCTTCCGGCGAATATGCTACGGAGCGGAGAGAACGTTTTTCTGGATGATGTCACCGTGGAGCAGGTAGAGGCTGCTCTGCAGACGAGAATAGTTATTGTAAAATCAAGCGGGCAGGAGTTTGTAGATGCCCTGACAGGAGCCTGCGGGACTGGTGGAACGGCCGTCTATCAGGCATATGAATTAAAGGAGAAACCAGATGAGTAA
- the der gene encoding ribosome biogenesis GTPase Der, translating to MSKPIVAIVGRPNVGKSTLFNVLAGEMISIVKDTPGVTRDRIYADCTWLNSRFTLIDTGGIEPDTKDIILSQMREQAEIAISTADVIIFITDVRQGLVDSDAKVADMLRRSGKPVVLVVNKVDSFAKFMPDVYEFYNLGIGDPVPVSAASRLGIGDLLDEVVKHFDEQEGDDEDDDRPRVAIVGKPNVGKSSIINKLLGENRVIVSDIAGTTRDAIDTVIKRNGTEYVFIDTAGLRRKSKIKEELERYSIIRTVTAVERADVVVLVIDATEGVTEQDAKIAGIAHERGKGIIIAVNKWDAIEKNNKTVNEFSAKIREILSFMPYADIIYISALSGQRLPKLFDHIDVVIENQNLRISTGVLNEILMEAVAMQQPPSDKGHRLKIYYMTQVAVKPPTFVLFVNDKELMHFSYTRYLENKIREAFGFGGTSLRFITRERKDKE from the coding sequence ATGAGTAAACCGATCGTGGCCATTGTAGGCCGCCCCAACGTGGGAAAGTCCACCCTGTTCAATGTACTGGCAGGGGAGATGATCTCCATTGTAAAAGATACGCCGGGAGTCACCCGTGACAGGATCTACGCGGACTGTACCTGGCTGAACAGCCGATTTACCTTGATCGATACAGGAGGCATAGAGCCGGATACCAAGGATATCATATTGTCCCAGATGCGGGAACAGGCGGAAATCGCCATTTCTACGGCCGATGTGATCATCTTTATTACTGACGTCCGCCAGGGGCTGGTGGATTCCGATGCGAAGGTGGCGGATATGCTGCGCCGTTCCGGAAAGCCGGTGGTGCTTGTTGTCAACAAGGTGGACAGCTTTGCAAAATTTATGCCCGATGTCTATGAATTTTATAACCTGGGAATCGGGGATCCGGTTCCCGTTTCAGCCGCTTCCAGGCTGGGGATCGGAGATCTCCTGGATGAAGTCGTAAAACATTTTGACGAACAGGAGGGAGACGATGAGGATGATGACAGGCCGCGGGTCGCCATCGTGGGAAAACCCAATGTGGGGAAATCCTCGATCATCAACAAACTTCTGGGAGAGAACCGGGTGATCGTATCCGATATAGCGGGAACTACGAGAGACGCTATTGATACGGTCATAAAACGGAACGGAACAGAATATGTGTTCATTGATACGGCAGGCCTTCGGAGGAAGAGCAAAATAAAGGAAGAGCTGGAACGCTACAGCATCATCCGTACCGTCACGGCAGTGGAAAGGGCCGATGTGGTGGTCCTGGTCATCGATGCCACCGAAGGCGTAACGGAGCAGGATGCCAAGATTGCCGGCATTGCCCATGAGAGGGGAAAGGGAATCATCATCGCCGTCAATAAATGGGATGCCATAGAGAAAAATAATAAGACGGTCAATGAGTTTTCCGCGAAGATCCGGGAAATCCTTTCTTTTATGCCTTATGCGGATATCATATATATTTCCGCCCTTTCCGGCCAGCGGCTGCCGAAGCTGTTTGATCACATCGACGTGGTAATAGAAAATCAGAACCTGAGGATCTCAACAGGAGTCTTAAATGAAATCCTCATGGAAGCCGTGGCCATGCAGCAGCCTCCGTCAGATAAAGGGCATCGCCTGAAGATCTATTATATGACGCAGGTGGCCGTAAAGCCGCCGACCTTTGTCCTCTTTGTGAACGACAAGGAACTGATGCATTTTTCATATACCAGATATCTGGAAAATAAGATCCGGGAGGCTTTCGGCTTCGGCGGAACGTCCCTCCGGTTCATCACCAGGGAAAGGAAGGACAAGGAGTAA
- the plsY gene encoding glycerol-3-phosphate 1-O-acyltransferase PlsY: MERLICLAAGYAFGLIQTGYIYGKIIHKDIRQYGSGNAGTTNALRVLGKKAGAVVFLGDFLKAVVLCLLVRFLYGKTQPEMAPLLMLYGGLGVVLGHNYPFYLNFKGGKGIAATSGVIISMDWRITLVCLLAFIVSVAATRIVSVGSLLVVSIFLAMWIGFGLFGLLPLTGAYLTESYIVVLVFAALAYWRHRANIKRLLNGTENKFGSKK; the protein is encoded by the coding sequence ATGGAACGTCTTATTTGTCTTGCGGCCGGCTACGCTTTTGGCCTAATTCAGACCGGCTATATCTATGGAAAGATCATACACAAGGACATCAGGCAGTATGGGAGCGGAAACGCCGGGACGACCAACGCTTTGCGGGTGTTGGGGAAAAAGGCCGGAGCGGTCGTATTTCTGGGCGATTTTCTGAAAGCGGTCGTCCTCTGCCTCCTGGTACGTTTCCTCTATGGAAAGACGCAGCCGGAAATGGCGCCTCTTCTGATGCTGTATGGAGGGCTTGGCGTCGTGCTGGGGCATAATTATCCTTTTTATCTGAATTTTAAGGGAGGAAAAGGAATTGCCGCCACGTCGGGCGTGATCATCAGCATGGACTGGAGGATCACTCTGGTGTGTCTCTTGGCATTTATCGTCAGCGTGGCAGCGACTAGGATCGTCTCCGTCGGCTCTCTGCTGGTGGTCAGTATTTTCTTGGCCATGTGGATCGGATTCGGACTTTTTGGGCTTCTGCCGCTGACAGGAGCGTATCTGACCGAATCTTATATCGTTGTTCTCGTGTTTGCCGCTTTGGCCTATTGGCGCCACCGTGCCAATATCAAACGGCTGTTAAATGGAACGGAAAATAAATTCGGTTCCAAGAAATAA